Proteins encoded by one window of Archaeoglobus veneficus SNP6:
- a CDS encoding universal stress protein, whose protein sequence is MFRRALLPTDFSDCANKVLVYLKELKNAGLEEVILIRVINLARVVGVTSGFDIEAWIKDEEKESAKRLEELVDQIKGMGIKARYVSPIPAGDPVSEIVKAAEKEDVSFILMASRGKGILKEILLGSVSEGVVRRATRPVIVVKVKKKKGNAGCEPRVEKLFDRILYAHDLSEHSQKILDYVRHAALSGGKDVILLHVREEDEDYTVKLEEVKRELEKDGINVKIMIKDGVPHKQIIRTAKEEGVTLIMMSSRGLGFVEGMLLGSTTDAVVRHSDIPVFIHH, encoded by the coding sequence ATGTTCAGGCGAGCGCTCTTACCAACGGATTTCTCAGACTGCGCGAATAAAGTGCTGGTTTACCTGAAAGAGCTGAAGAATGCGGGGCTTGAGGAAGTTATCCTCATAAGGGTAATAAACCTTGCAAGGGTCGTTGGTGTCACGTCCGGCTTCGATATTGAAGCTTGGATAAAGGATGAAGAAAAAGAGAGCGCAAAAAGGCTCGAAGAGCTTGTGGATCAGATAAAGGGGATGGGAATTAAAGCGAGGTACGTTTCACCAATTCCAGCCGGCGATCCGGTCTCGGAGATAGTCAAAGCTGCCGAGAAGGAAGACGTATCGTTTATACTGATGGCCTCTCGCGGAAAAGGAATTTTGAAGGAAATACTCCTCGGCAGCGTGAGTGAGGGAGTTGTGAGGAGAGCAACGAGGCCGGTAATAGTTGTTAAGGTAAAGAAGAAAAAAGGCAACGCTGGATGCGAGCCGAGAGTCGAAAAGCTTTTTGACAGAATTCTTTACGCCCACGACTTGTCTGAACATTCGCAAAAGATACTCGACTACGTCAGACATGCAGCCCTCTCGGGCGGGAAGGACGTCATTCTTCTCCACGTCAGGGAAGAGGACGAGGATTACACAGTCAAGCTCGAAGAGGTTAAGAGAGAACTCGAAAAGGACGGAATAAACGTCAAAATCATGATTAAAGACGGAGTGCCCCACAAGCAGATAATACGCACGGCTAAAGAGGAGGGCGTTACTCTCATCATGATGTCATCCCGCGGCCTCGGTTTTGTGGAAGGCATGCTGCTTGGCAGCACGACCGATGCTGTCGTGAGACATTCGGACATCCCGGTCTTCATCCATCACTAA
- a CDS encoding rRNA maturation protein, with protein MILTTSRKPGRKTRRLAKVLARFMGWRYVQRGKLSLDELSEFSDFAIVQEIKGNPAILRVFRRGREVLYLRFNAGEVEKVKMEPGPVVFVGKPPFDPLVLGAIPHTKAGMKFAQKIDARKKVYVRRTGKTIVLDFTYGEKTIMRLKCYESGIQFRN; from the coding sequence ATGATCCTCACAACCTCGAGAAAGCCTGGAAGGAAGACGAGGAGACTTGCGAAGGTTCTTGCGAGATTCATGGGCTGGAGGTACGTTCAGAGGGGGAAGCTGAGTCTGGATGAACTCTCAGAGTTCAGCGATTTCGCAATAGTTCAGGAAATAAAGGGAAACCCGGCGATACTAAGGGTGTTTAGGAGGGGGAGGGAGGTACTTTACCTCAGGTTCAACGCTGGAGAAGTCGAGAAGGTGAAGATGGAGCCAGGGCCGGTGGTATTCGTCGGAAAGCCACCCTTCGACCCGCTGGTTCTCGGTGCAATACCCCACACCAAAGCAGGTATGAAGTTCGCACAAAAAATCGACGCAAGGAAAAAGGTTTATGTCAGAAGGACGGGTAAGACAATAGTTCTCGATTTCACATATGGCGAGAAAACGATAATGAGGCTCAAGTGCTATGAGAGCGGAATTCAGTTTCGAAATTAG
- a CDS encoding prefoldin subunit beta: MGELPPQVQNMVAQLQQIQQQLQAVMAQKMQVEALLKEASEALEEVQNAPEDAPIFKVAGSVLVKVDKEKIIKELQEKKETYDVRIKTLQRQEERLKDRLNELQKKLQSMLSPQAG, encoded by the coding sequence ATGGGTGAACTTCCACCGCAGGTTCAGAATATGGTTGCTCAGCTCCAGCAAATTCAGCAGCAACTCCAGGCTGTAATGGCTCAGAAGATGCAGGTTGAGGCTCTGCTGAAAGAGGCAAGTGAGGCTCTCGAGGAAGTCCAGAACGCTCCGGAGGATGCTCCAATCTTCAAGGTGGCTGGAAGCGTACTTGTAAAAGTGGACAAGGAGAAGATAATCAAGGAACTTCAGGAAAAGAAGGAGACCTACGATGTCAGAATCAAGACGCTCCAGAGACAGGAAGAAAGGCTCAAGGATCGCCTTAACGAACTGCAGAAGAAACTCCAGTCTATGCTGTCGCCGCAGGCTGGCTAA
- a CDS encoding HAD family hydrolase — protein MNLKNKLKVIVFDFDGVLVDSYSCLGPVYAYIAERIGLKGSARDEFVKKAIKYEDEQDALGNYDRKKWWPNLFKEFNILINEQKLDELLQIFWEKRAEESGIVKDCEKILRYLKEIDIKLAIMAGDDGRKSLKRRRIEKSGLSKFFDKILIVGEDVKNRIEGIELIKKEYELSEGDKILLVDDKPSPINEVANLKDVVTVKVEFEGPLKLAWAEECNPRFRIKTIGELKDIVEMLLQ, from the coding sequence ATGAATCTGAAAAATAAATTGAAAGTGATCGTTTTCGATTTTGATGGGGTTCTTGTTGACAGCTACTCATGCTTAGGGCCAGTGTATGCATACATTGCAGAGCGCATTGGGTTAAAGGGTTCTGCAAGGGATGAATTCGTTAAAAAAGCTATAAAATACGAAGACGAGCAAGATGCTTTGGGAAATTACGACAGAAAGAAATGGTGGCCAAACCTCTTTAAAGAATTCAACATTCTCATCAACGAACAGAAACTTGATGAATTGCTCCAGATTTTTTGGGAAAAAAGAGCTGAAGAAAGCGGGATTGTAAAGGATTGTGAGAAGATTCTAAGATACCTGAAGGAAATAGACATCAAGCTTGCTATTATGGCGGGAGATGACGGGAGAAAAAGCTTAAAACGGAGGAGGATTGAAAAAAGTGGGCTCAGTAAATTTTTTGATAAAATTTTAATCGTAGGAGAAGATGTGAAAAATAGAATAGAGGGAATAGAACTAATAAAGAAAGAATACGAGCTTTCTGAGGGTGACAAAATTCTCCTAGTAGATGATAAACCATCGCCGATTAATGAGGTTGCAAATCTCAAAGATGTAGTAACTGTGAAAGTGGAGTTTGAAGGTCCTCTTAAGCTGGCATGGGCTGAGGAGTGCAATCCCAGATTTAGAATTAAAACAATTGGTGAACTAAAGGATATCGTGGAAATGCTGCTGCAATAG
- a CDS encoding metallophosphoesterase family protein: MLKFVHMADIHLGYRQYGSEERAIDFAQAFLRAVNFAVERKVDFIIIAGDLFHKKSEMDPVTLTQASKVLEKAKKAGIPVIAVEGNHDSTYFRETYSWMDYLAGHDLVINLKPSFEDGIVVEEWDGQSGAYVDIEGVRIYGMKYYGSMTEKVLDEYAAKIKKSEFTIFTAHVGVEGYMNIYGCIPASKLHKLKSRVDYVALGHIHKSFVEGDFIFNPGSIETCEVSEYGLKRGIFYVEYDGELKYELVQFKGRDFIILSYNLDEGLSGLKKLLASNRAVKPVVHLSLTCSRETRKSVGEEAVREIVKESLDPLVVRIQWNVATDIFRPVLGDRENIEKSVIEQLLQSYSYGNIAEEVLRLKSIFSSSFDIHSVDRFIEHVLFESRTNEASEELEVEVEAEKAEKMMMKCSASGLTSSACAGSGDVFELDSKAEERTTLQDATAFDMQKAGRAEKTGKAEIDEEGDEEIWDWRRAYDKRSKARKR; encoded by the coding sequence GTGCTAAAGTTCGTCCACATGGCAGATATACACCTTGGATACAGGCAGTACGGTAGTGAAGAAAGGGCGATAGACTTCGCCCAGGCTTTTCTAAGGGCTGTAAACTTCGCAGTAGAGAGAAAAGTCGATTTTATCATAATCGCAGGCGATTTATTCCACAAAAAGAGTGAAATGGATCCCGTTACGCTAACCCAGGCGTCAAAGGTTCTTGAGAAGGCAAAAAAAGCCGGAATTCCGGTTATAGCTGTGGAGGGTAATCACGATTCTACGTACTTCAGGGAAACGTACTCCTGGATGGACTACCTTGCTGGCCACGACCTCGTAATCAACCTGAAGCCGTCTTTCGAAGATGGAATAGTCGTTGAGGAGTGGGACGGTCAGAGTGGTGCATACGTTGACATCGAGGGTGTAAGAATTTACGGGATGAAATACTACGGCTCCATGACCGAGAAGGTCCTCGACGAATACGCTGCAAAGATAAAAAAGAGCGAATTTACGATTTTTACAGCTCATGTTGGTGTAGAGGGGTACATGAACATATACGGCTGCATACCCGCGAGCAAGCTCCACAAACTGAAGAGTAGGGTCGATTACGTTGCTCTTGGCCACATCCACAAGAGCTTTGTCGAAGGAGACTTCATCTTCAACCCCGGTAGTATTGAAACATGTGAGGTTAGTGAGTACGGTCTTAAAAGGGGCATATTCTATGTTGAATACGACGGAGAGCTGAAATACGAACTCGTTCAGTTTAAGGGTAGGGATTTTATCATCCTCAGCTACAACCTCGATGAAGGCTTGAGCGGACTGAAGAAGTTGCTTGCAAGTAATAGAGCTGTAAAGCCCGTCGTTCACCTTAGCTTAACGTGTAGCAGAGAGACAAGGAAGTCTGTTGGAGAAGAAGCAGTAAGGGAAATAGTCAAAGAATCTCTCGACCCCCTCGTCGTTAGAATACAGTGGAATGTAGCCACCGATATATTCAGGCCTGTTTTGGGTGATAGAGAGAACATAGAAAAGAGCGTAATCGAGCAGCTCCTGCAGAGCTACAGCTACGGGAATATTGCCGAAGAGGTGCTCAGACTGAAATCTATCTTTTCCTCCTCCTTCGACATTCACTCAGTGGACAGGTTCATCGAACACGTACTGTTTGAGTCCAGGACGAATGAAGCTTCTGAGGAACTGGAAGTGGAAGTAGAAGCTGAAAAAGCTGAGAAAATGATGATGAAATGCTCAGCTTCAGGATTAACAAGTTCTGCATGCGCCGGCTCTGGGGATGTTTTCGAGTTGGACTCTAAGGCCGAAGAGCGCACGACATTGCAGGACGCCACCGCTTTTGACATGCAGAAAGCTGGAAGGGCAGAAAAAACAGGAAAGGCAGAAATAGATGAAGAAGGAGATGAGGAGATCTGGGACTGGAGGAGGGCCTATGATAAAAGAAGTAAGGCTCGTAAACGTTAA
- a CDS encoding prenyltransferase/squalene oxidase repeat-containing protein, whose amino-acid sequence MHEDVDEIFTELMKEIRKLEKSRRISVEHEELLKKAVGWLKDHQHPEGYWGYESVADTCLVLLALSMYEIRKNEEWLIKGKYPGGIKRSVEWLKKTQNIDNWENNLWDTSICLQALYRLGVQDEWVIKSAEWVRNKCEREPKKFPVHHLAQALNVLNLAGYDECAKKITEIVISKVEERIENKKGDEYLYDPYVTGQILDALVRSGVPVTHKVLRACENDLRRFLEEKKVKGISEGAFQDVTMALLGLASFLGGGDDELVNAVVAEIFKSPERYKKDGCWYHDAKKTAFALLGLSRIKEVRKIDEFPYKIYTLIARYHEKIRDCIAELEKTYEKRIKRGYLLLTLIYILLMASVFAIIEYGVESPISQLLLGSLIIPVLFQISPYFKKYILPYLKRGGKK is encoded by the coding sequence ATGCATGAAGACGTTGACGAGATATTTACAGAACTCATGAAGGAAATCAGAAAGCTTGAGAAGTCCAGAAGAATATCGGTCGAACACGAAGAGTTATTAAAAAAGGCTGTGGGGTGGCTAAAAGATCATCAGCATCCCGAGGGGTACTGGGGATATGAGTCCGTGGCAGACACGTGTTTAGTTCTTTTAGCACTTTCAATGTATGAAATAAGAAAAAACGAGGAGTGGCTCATAAAAGGCAAGTATCCCGGAGGAATTAAAAGGAGCGTTGAATGGCTTAAGAAGACTCAAAACATAGACAATTGGGAAAACAACCTTTGGGATACCTCTATTTGCTTACAGGCTCTGTACAGACTTGGAGTGCAGGATGAATGGGTCATCAAAAGTGCTGAATGGGTTAGAAACAAGTGCGAAAGGGAACCAAAAAAATTTCCCGTTCATCATTTAGCACAGGCGTTGAATGTCTTAAATCTTGCCGGGTATGACGAATGTGCCAAAAAAATAACAGAGATCGTGATATCGAAGGTGGAAGAGAGAATAGAGAATAAAAAAGGTGACGAGTACCTATACGACCCGTACGTGACGGGTCAGATACTTGATGCTCTCGTTCGTTCAGGAGTCCCCGTAACACATAAAGTCTTAAGAGCTTGTGAGAATGATCTAAGAAGATTTTTAGAAGAAAAGAAAGTGAAAGGAATAAGTGAGGGTGCGTTCCAAGACGTTACGATGGCGCTTTTAGGCTTGGCTAGTTTCCTCGGGGGCGGTGATGATGAACTTGTAAATGCAGTAGTAGCAGAAATTTTTAAATCTCCAGAAAGATATAAAAAAGATGGATGTTGGTATCACGATGCTAAAAAAACAGCCTTTGCACTTTTAGGGCTGAGTAGAATAAAAGAAGTCAGAAAAATCGATGAATTCCCCTATAAAATCTATACGCTCATTGCCCGCTATCACGAAAAAATCAGGGATTGCATAGCAGAGTTAGAAAAAACATATGAGAAAAGAATCAAAAGAGGGTATTTACTGCTTACATTGATTTACATTCTACTAATGGCTTCAGTTTTTGCTATAATCGAGTACGGAGTGGAGTCGCCAATCTCCCAGCTGCTTTTAGGAAGCCTGATAATACCCGTGCTTTTCCAGATTTCACCCTACTTTAAGAAGTACATCCTGCCATATCTCAAAAGAGGTGGTAAGAAATGA
- a CDS encoding KEOPS complex subunit Pcc1, with amino-acid sequence MRAEFSFEISDAEIVYRALKVEETKTKAKVYLERGRLMLKLEAEDLTSLRASVNAWLRLIKVCKDVIKSVERC; translated from the coding sequence ATGAGAGCGGAATTCAGTTTCGAAATTAGCGATGCTGAGATAGTATACCGGGCGTTAAAGGTTGAGGAGACGAAAACCAAGGCAAAAGTTTATTTAGAACGAGGTAGGCTCATGCTAAAGCTTGAAGCTGAAGACCTTACAAGCCTGAGAGCATCTGTAAACGCCTGGCTCAGGCTCATCAAGGTGTGTAAGGACGTTATAAAATCCGTTGAGAGGTGTTAA
- a CDS encoding AAA family ATPase: MIKEVRLVNVKSYSDSVIRFTEGVNAIIGENGAGKTTILEAIGFALFDSLPYKIGDFLRRGEKRGEIRVRLVGRDDREYEIVRKIEEGRTTAYYVNDLELGRVAEGSAEVMDWILENFGFEVDAKTVFENAIGVQQGKMVSHFLEPPSVRDSIFSPLIGVESYRKAFEKSREYENYVRDRLQDVEKKLVALSKDIEAKQRAESKLEELRKRRDELRKQLEEIERVIEPLRKKIERMDALSREFDKLALDEARLAERIKAEEKAIQEIEKEIKRIEEFEKEFEKLRESAEAYLSAEKRIAELEQQESELNKAYRFLLDGKIKLESLKAEISSIERLLDDISQKERILDEVSRKAEKEKSLNERLREFEVISAKKAEVDKRLDALEKEIEEKRKKIEDLEEKRRKLKDLEEKLEKLEDVDKARDKLLKAISGLRAKLELARKQYAQMKDGVCPILREGCDRIAGARDEKLAEIEKEQEKLIEMERKFEKAQKVFEKKKQIEDAISRLRGELRGFDSLKEELGEKEALVKALRSERESLDKKLKEKDAILKEFEEVKGSIEMFAALQAEVEKKKPLLKELREKRETLKKIEEKLQKMPEIEKNVEEIRRELTRLRAVKEEKKEDYVRYIGLSETVAGKSKLVEDVERRRKELDELGRKYRDVKERLERIAAEYSKEEHEKLRENLNELVGKASMRRGELESVEREINSVERDVKELEKKEEEYKELKARKEQLEKKYAFIKDLREIFRIAIPEITRAYVETVSIEANRIFCELMDDYSWELRWTEDFGIKARYLGREIDLAQMSGGEQMCAALAVRLALLRVLSNVSMVFFDEPTQNMDENRRKNFAAQISRIEGFRQIFVISHDDTFEEMVENAIKVRRENGVSVVE, encoded by the coding sequence ATGATAAAAGAAGTAAGGCTCGTAAACGTTAAAAGCTACTCAGATTCTGTGATCAGGTTTACCGAAGGGGTTAATGCCATAATCGGTGAAAACGGGGCCGGCAAGACTACCATTCTGGAAGCAATAGGCTTCGCCCTCTTCGACAGTCTGCCCTATAAAATCGGCGATTTCCTCAGGAGGGGTGAAAAAAGGGGCGAAATCAGGGTTAGACTTGTTGGAAGGGACGATAGAGAGTACGAGATTGTTAGAAAGATAGAGGAAGGCAGAACAACAGCCTACTACGTAAACGACCTCGAGCTCGGCAGGGTTGCCGAGGGAAGCGCAGAGGTGATGGATTGGATTTTAGAGAACTTCGGTTTTGAGGTTGACGCAAAGACTGTTTTCGAGAACGCTATAGGGGTGCAGCAGGGGAAGATGGTTTCCCATTTTCTCGAACCGCCAAGTGTGAGGGATTCGATTTTCTCACCTCTTATAGGCGTAGAGAGCTACAGAAAGGCCTTCGAGAAAAGTAGAGAATACGAAAACTACGTAAGAGACAGACTGCAGGATGTCGAAAAGAAGCTCGTAGCGCTGTCCAAGGACATCGAGGCTAAGCAGAGAGCTGAAAGCAAGCTCGAAGAGTTGAGAAAGAGGAGAGATGAACTCAGAAAACAGCTCGAAGAGATCGAGAGGGTAATCGAGCCCCTGAGAAAGAAGATAGAGCGAATGGATGCTCTTTCAAGGGAGTTCGATAAACTTGCCCTCGATGAGGCGCGCCTCGCTGAAAGAATAAAGGCAGAGGAGAAGGCAATTCAGGAGATAGAGAAGGAAATAAAGAGAATTGAGGAGTTCGAAAAAGAGTTTGAGAAGCTCAGGGAGTCTGCGGAGGCATACCTTTCGGCCGAGAAAAGGATAGCCGAGCTCGAACAGCAGGAATCTGAGCTGAACAAAGCTTACAGGTTTTTGCTGGATGGGAAAATCAAGCTCGAAAGTCTCAAGGCAGAGATTTCGTCTATAGAGCGGCTGCTGGATGACATCTCGCAGAAAGAGAGAATTCTGGATGAGGTTAGTAGAAAAGCAGAGAAAGAAAAGAGTCTCAACGAAAGACTCAGAGAGTTTGAAGTTATATCCGCAAAAAAGGCTGAAGTCGATAAAAGGCTCGACGCGCTGGAAAAAGAGATTGAGGAAAAGAGGAAAAAAATCGAAGATCTTGAAGAGAAGAGGAGAAAGCTCAAAGATCTCGAAGAAAAGCTTGAGAAACTTGAAGATGTAGATAAAGCGAGAGATAAGCTCCTGAAAGCGATAAGCGGGTTGAGGGCAAAACTCGAGCTTGCCAGGAAGCAGTACGCTCAGATGAAAGATGGTGTGTGCCCCATACTCCGCGAAGGCTGCGATAGAATCGCAGGAGCGAGGGACGAAAAGCTTGCAGAGATAGAAAAGGAGCAGGAAAAGCTCATAGAGATGGAAAGAAAATTCGAAAAAGCTCAGAAGGTTTTTGAAAAGAAGAAGCAGATAGAAGACGCGATAAGCAGGCTCAGAGGAGAACTGAGGGGTTTTGACTCACTTAAAGAGGAACTTGGAGAGAAGGAAGCGCTGGTGAAAGCGCTCAGAAGTGAAAGGGAGTCTCTTGACAAAAAACTCAAAGAAAAGGATGCGATTTTAAAGGAGTTCGAAGAAGTAAAAGGTTCCATTGAGATGTTTGCAGCGCTACAGGCTGAGGTTGAAAAGAAGAAACCGCTCCTCAAAGAACTCAGAGAAAAAAGAGAAACACTGAAAAAAATTGAGGAAAAACTGCAGAAAATGCCCGAGATAGAGAAGAATGTGGAAGAAATCAGGCGCGAACTTACCCGACTCAGGGCGGTTAAGGAGGAGAAAAAGGAGGACTACGTCAGGTACATCGGCCTCTCCGAAACTGTTGCCGGGAAGAGCAAACTCGTTGAAGATGTTGAGAGAAGGAGAAAAGAACTCGATGAGCTGGGCAGGAAGTACAGAGATGTTAAGGAGCGACTCGAAAGAATCGCAGCAGAGTACTCGAAGGAAGAACACGAGAAGCTCAGGGAGAATCTTAACGAACTCGTGGGAAAAGCGTCGATGAGGAGAGGTGAACTCGAGTCGGTTGAAAGGGAAATTAACAGCGTCGAGAGGGACGTTAAGGAGCTGGAAAAGAAGGAAGAGGAATATAAAGAACTCAAAGCCAGAAAGGAGCAGCTTGAGAAGAAGTACGCCTTTATAAAAGACCTCAGGGAAATTTTCAGGATTGCCATTCCAGAGATAACGAGGGCCTACGTTGAGACCGTTTCCATCGAGGCAAACCGCATTTTCTGCGAGCTGATGGACGATTACTCGTGGGAGCTGAGGTGGACGGAGGATTTCGGCATAAAGGCGAGGTATTTAGGCAGGGAAATAGACCTCGCACAGATGAGTGGCGGAGAGCAGATGTGCGCTGCCCTTGCCGTGAGGCTGGCTCTTCTTAGAGTTCTTTCGAATGTCAGCATGGTCTTCTTTGACGAGCCAACGCAGAACATGGATGAAAATCGCAGGAAGAACTTCGCAGCTCAGATTTCAAGGATAGAAGGCTTCAGGCAGATATTCGTAATAAGTCATGACGACACGTTTGAGGAGATGGTGGAGAACGCCATTAAGGTCAGAAGGGAAAACGGCGTTTCTGTTGTTGAGTGA